A portion of the Carassius carassius chromosome 42, fCarCar2.1, whole genome shotgun sequence genome contains these proteins:
- the LOC132123898 gene encoding DNA repair protein XRCC2-like, translated as MRGLEVAVLFTDTDCQSDMLHLVSFLKGHLAKGSDNESKVHLCLRRLPVVHCNRSVQLLLTLHYLENTFSSQPSFSLLVIDSISSIYRVDRFSGGECTVCQEANLIKCSELLDRLRRNYHIVIFANTPAIMRNYGSDPGVSEVPGSSSLSSERWRSADSATSFDKLYLFKAWQRIVTLRMLFTKSHVSKD; from the exons ATGAG GGGTCTGGAAGTTGCGGTGCTCTTCACTGACACGGACTGCCAGTCTGACATGCTGCACTTAGTGAGTTTTCTGAAGGGACATTTGGCCAAAGGCTCTGACAACGAATCCAAAGTACATTTATGTTTGCGCAGGCTGCCTGTAGTGCACTGCAACCGTTCAGTACAGCTCCTCCTAACCCTGCACTACCTCGAAAACACTTTCTCCAGCCAGCCCTCCTTCAGCCTGCTGGTCATCGACAGCATCTCTTCCATCTACCGGGTGGACAGATTCAGTGGTGGCGAATGCACTGTTTGTCAGGAGGCTAACCTGATCAAGTGTTCTGAGTTGCTGGATAGATTGCGCAGAAACTACCACATTGTGATCTTCGCCAACACTCCTGCCATAATGAGGAACTATGGATCTGATCCAGGGGTGTCAGAAGTGCCCGgctcatcatcattatcatctgaAAGGTGGAGGTCAGCTGATAGTGCTACAAGCTTTGACAAGCTCTACCTGTTCAAAGCATGGCAGAGAATAGTAACTCTCAGGATGCTGTTCACTAAAAGTCATGTGTCAAAGGACTAG